A single region of the Mercenaria mercenaria strain notata chromosome 6, MADL_Memer_1, whole genome shotgun sequence genome encodes:
- the LOC128545999 gene encoding nuclear apoptosis-inducing factor 1-like, which produces MVSPVMSVKDGLAEHVSQTNKNKMASEKRYRSKKFSHRETEVLKEMMEIKQGELTAKHSSGGPNPQTKKKTDKIWADITETVNAVGDCPRTVAQVKEKWRNMVAYNKNESINK; this is translated from the exons TATCTCCTGTGATGAGTGTGAAAGATGGACTCGCAGAACATGTCAGTCAG acgaacaaaaacaaaatggcgtcagaAAAGCGGTATCGTAGCAAAAAGTTCAGCCATCGCGAAACAGAGGTATTAAAAGAGATGATGGAAATCAAGCAAGGGGAACTCACAGCCAAACATTCAAGTGGAGGTCCCAATCCCCAGACAAAGaagaaaacagacaaaatatgGGCTGATATTACGGAGACAGTGAACGCTGTTGGGGACTGCCCGAGGACGGTGGCTCAAGTGAAGGAGAAATGGAGGAACATGGTAGCCtataataaaaatgaatcaataaataaataa